From Rhea pennata isolate bPtePen1 chromosome 35 unlocalized genomic scaffold, bPtePen1.pri SUPER_35_unloc_1, whole genome shotgun sequence:
aggcaaagcgcatctcagctggcttgtaggcgtgcctccgtgctcagaagcagccccgtggcaggcaggacagtgcgggatgtcttctgggcacgcagcatgctgcttcccatgcccgggacaaaccacgagcaggtgcctggcttgcgcttctatgtgccgagacttggagctggccagcgcgcaccttcccgctgtgtgtgctgctgtccgcaaacagcctccaaacaaagcagggcactaaggcaagagaagtaagcgccccaggagggaatctacctgcgagggaacctgtgcagcacatcccttgttccgctcgccacttccctgactcttaggcaaagcgcatctcagctggcttgtaggcgtgcctccgtgctcagaagcagccccgtggcaggcaggacagtgcgagaagtagtctgggcacgcagcatgctgcttcccatgcccgggacaaagtgcgagcaggtgcctggcttgcgcttctatgtgccgagacttggagctggccagcgcgcaccttccgctgtgtgtgctgctgtccgcaaacagcctccaaacaaagcagggcactaaggcaagagaagtaagcgccccaggtgggaatctgcctgcgagggaagctgtgcagcacatcccttgttccgctcgccacttccctgactcttaggcaaagcccatctcagctggcttgtaggcgtgcctccgtgctcagaagcagccccgtggcaggcaggacagtgcgagaagtagtctgggcacgcagcatgctgcttcccatgcccgggacaaagtgcgagcaggtgcctggcttgcgcttcccCCCtagccccctcccccccccacccctttgGGGgtctctcccccctctcccacCCCTTCGGGGGTCTcgccccccccggctcccccccaACCCGCTCAGGGGTCTCGCCCCCctcttgccccccccccagccccttcGGGGGTCtcgcggcccccccgccccagcccgcTCGGGGGtctcgccccccccccggctcccccccaACCTGCTCGGGGGTCTcgccccctcctgcccccccccagccccttcGGGGGTCtcgcggcccccccgcccccccccccagcccaccGGAGCTCGCTGAAGTCCTTGCGCAGGATCTCCAGGGCTTTCTGCAGGAACTGCTGCATCGTGTTGCCCTTCTTcatctggggggggggaaaggggggtgAGCAGGGACCCCCCCCAATTCCACCCCCCTCCGGACCCCCCCAAttccaccccccaccccccggtACCTTCACCGTGCGCCGGTTGCCCGAGCCGTCCCAGTAGCTGAAGGTGATCTCGATCTCCTcgtctggggggggggggcaaatcaggggctgggggggggacACAAATTGCcccccccggctctgccccccccaACTGCCCCCCAGCCCTCTCTGACTCCACCCCCACAAATCTGCCCCCCACCTTCTCTcagctccctccccatccccacaCATCTGCCCCTCCCAGCTCCTCCAACCCCCCCAAGCCCCTACtgcccccccaacccccccaaaccaccccccaacccccaaaccaccccccaacccccaaactgcccccccagccccccaaaccgccccccccccgccttaCTCTTAATCTTCTCTGCTTGGCTTCCCACTCCTGGCGCAGCTCCTCCCGCAGCcggttctcctcctcctgcgggggggggggggggggggtggaaccggacgcctgggtccctggAGGGGGGGCTGagccccctccccttcccccccccaccccccagaaGCTGCGGGGAGGGCAACGGGGAGGGGCAACGGGGAgggggggcccggacgcctgggccccgttACCTCGCGGTCACGGTCGGGCAGGAAGCTGGTGTCAACATCTGGGTTTTTACCCAGTTTCCGCTTTTTTGGGGGTTCTTCTGtggctgggggagggagggggggaaggggggggtcAGCCCCAGCCTgaccctcccccccagcccccccgcccccccccggtGACCCACCGTCCTTGTCGGGCTCCTCTTCCTcgcgctcctcctcctcctcgccctcGTCCAGGGTGAAGGAGAGGCTGGAGATCTTCCGCTTCTCCTCTTGCTTGCGCTCCCGCTCGCGGCAGGCGCTCCAGCTTCCTGCGGCACGCCGtactgggggcactgggagcactgggggccgcccccgccgcgggcccgggccAAACTGGGAAGGGGGGGGCAGGGACTGGGAGAGCGGGGCCAACTGGGGAGTCCAGGGAACTGGCCAAACTGGGAGCGCTGCCACCTCGCTGCTCCCAGTTGCAGACTGGGGGGCAACGGGACAAACTGGGCAGCACTTGCATGTCGGCACAGCAGCTTCCCCGCTTTCTTACTGGGCCCAGTGAGGCTCTAACTGGGACCGCCACGCATCTCTTACTGGTGTTACTGGGCCCGCAGAATCGTTAGCCGCACGCGTTAATTGTAGCGCTAACACTAGCTGTAGGAGCGCCGTGCAGCCTTTACTGGTTGTACT
This genomic window contains:
- the FAM50A gene encoding LOW QUALITY PROTEIN: protein FAM50A (The sequence of the model RefSeq protein was modified relative to this genomic sequence to represent the inferred CDS: inserted 1 base in 1 codon; deleted 1 base in 1 codon; substituted 1 base at 1 genomic stop codon), whose product is MAQYKGAASEAGRXLQLMKKRERQREHMEQMRQRIAEENIMKSNIDKKFSAHYDAVEAELKSSTCGXARLVTLNDMKAKQEALVKEREKQLAKKEQSKELQLKLERLRERERKQEEKRKISSLSFTLDEGEEEEEREEEEPDKDATEEPPKKRKLGKNPDVDTSFLPDRDREEEENRLREELRQEWEAKQRRLRVRRGGGDEEIEITFSYWDGSGNRRTVKMKKGNTMQQFLQKALEILRKDFSELRWAGGG